Proteins from a genomic interval of Colletes latitarsis isolate SP2378_abdomen chromosome 3, iyColLati1, whole genome shotgun sequence:
- the LOC143340757 gene encoding zinc transporter ZIP1 isoform X3 has translation MSPLEDNTIVQRLMTTTTTTNTHHEEVEHNDNANMSSVLIAKGVTMIILCVVSTCMGILPMQMAKCLKWNTAGVANPRSTKLVGLLLGFGGGVLFCTTFLHLLPEVKEGVEDLTENGKLPTLSFSLAEALTCTGFFIMYLVEESVHTHLRKKQTQREANSQKDVSRSTNELVENGQTLPNCVSGHSHFNGHGHSHHLPVIMNEEDDFVISSLRGLLIVLGLSVHELFEGLAIGLESSSTYVWYMFAAVAAHKFVIAFCIGVELIASNTRWYLSVVYICTFAVVSPLGIAIGMFLVGGESAAANGILPVLLQGLASGTLLYVVFFEILQEHRSGINQYLSILVGFVLMFGLQLLTAHSHSHSHSHSHGSHSHVHGQEDEHHHDDDDDHELDSHEHKHSNTSSERLLTDTIGRVTENIAEAFSNLLSSSMKSVPSRDGNETTISRTDRS, from the exons ATGTCTCCGTTGGAAGACAATACGATCGTGCAAAGACTGatgaccaccaccaccaccacgaaCACGCATCACGAAGAAGTTGAGCACAACGACAACGCGAACATGTCGAGCGTACTAATTGCAAAAGGTGTCACTATGATCATCTTGTGTGTAGTCAGCACGTGCATGGGCATTCTACCGATGCAAATGGCCAAGTGTTTGAAATGGAACACTGCTGGTGTTGCTAATCCCAG GTCGACGAAATTGGTGGGCCTACTTCTGGGATTCGGCGGTGGCGTACTCTTCTGTACGACGTTTCTGCATCTACTGCCGGAAGTGAAGGAAGGAGTAGAGGACCTTACCGAGAACGGAAAACTTCCTACGCTTAGCTTTTCGTTGGCCGAAGCGCTCACTTGTACCGG ATTTTTCATCATGTATTTGGTCGAAGAATCGGTACACACGCATTTGAGGAAAAAGCAAACTCAGAGAGAGGCCAATTCCCAGAAAGACGTCAGCAGGAGTACAAACGAGTTGGTCGAGAATGGGCAAACACTACCGAACTGCGTCAGTGGGCATTCTCACTT TAACGGCCACGGTCATTCGCATCATTTGCCTGTCATAATGAACGAGGAAGACGACTTTGTCATAAGCTCGTTACGAGGACTATTGATAGTTCTCGGTTTATCCGTGCATGAATTATTCGAAGGACTCGCCATTGGGCTAGAAAGTTCATCCACTTACGTTTG GTACATGTTCGCAGCAGTAGCGGCTCATAAATTCGTCATAGCGTTTTGCATTGGCGTGGAACTGATTGCCTCCAACACCAGGTGGTATCTTTCGGTCGTCTATATCTGTACATTCGCGGTGGTTTCTCCTTTAGGAATCGCCATAGGAATGTTCCTCGTTGGTGGCGAAAGCGCTGCTGCCAATGGCATACTTCCGGTGCTGTTGCAG GGTCTGGCGTCTGGCACTCTATTGTACGTCGTCTTTTTCGAGATCCTTCAAGAGCACAGAAGTGGCATCAACCAGTATCTATCCATTCTCGTCGGTTTCGTTCTGATGTTCGGATTGCAGCTACTAA CTGCTCATTCTCATTCGCATTCGCATTCGCATTCGCATGGCAGCCATTCACACGTGCATGGACAGGAGGATGAACATCACCACGATGACGATGACGATCACGAATTGGATTCCCACGAGCACAAACATTCCAACACATCCAGCGAACGATTACTCACAGACACAATCGGCAGAGTGACGGAAAACATCGCGGAGGCGTTTAGCAACCTTTTATCTTCCTCGATGAAGAGTGTTCCGTCGAGGGACGGTAACGAAACGACAATATCGCGTACGGATCGCAGTTAA
- the LOC143340762 gene encoding putative pyruvate dehydrogenase E1 component subunit alpha, mitochondrial isoform X1, which translates to MIPNCIRNIGAQTSKRNFGSWNEVVSYFFNKKNNYATEAKYEVKPFRLHKLDSGPSTSVTVTRDEALEFYKKLHTIRRMETAAGNLYKEKIVRGFCHLYSGQEACAVGIKAALRPQDAVITAYRAHGWTYLMGIEPVGVLSELTGRKGGNAKGKGGSMHMYAKNFYGGNGIVGAQVPLGVGIAFAQKYMNTGGVCIALYGDGAANQGQLFEVYNMAKLWDVPCIFVCENNGYGMGTSADRSSASTEYYTRGDYVPGIWVDGMDVLAVREATRFAVDYCTSGKGPLVLETETYRYSGHSMSDPGTSYRTREEIQEVRQTRDPITGFKERILNSNLVTQDEIKALENEIRKMVDDAVKTAKLDSEIPLNELTADIYANNLEKEIRNITPFKPLSHTRLGPAINA; encoded by the exons atgataccAAATTGTATCAGAAACATAGGCGCGCAAACGTCAAAACGAAAC TTCGGGAGCTGGAATGAG GTGGTGTCTTATTTCTTTaacaagaaaaataattatGCCACGGAAGCTAAGTATGAAGTCAAACCTTTCCGATTACACAAATTGGATAGTGGACCATCCACTAGTGTCACTGTTACTAGGGATGAAGCtttagaattttataaaaagttacacacGATTCGTCGTATGGAAACAGCAGCTGGAAACCTCTACAAGGAAAAGATTGTCAGAGGTTTTTGCCATTTATATTCTGGTCAA GAAGCATGCGCGGTCGGTATAAAAGCAGCTCTTAGGCCACAAGATGCTGTAATCACTGCCTATCGGGCTCATGGTTGGACTTATTTAATGGGCATAGAACCAGTTGGTGTTTTATCAGAATTAACTGGTAGAAAAGGAGGTAATGCAAAGGGTAAAGGTGGTTCCAtgcacatgtatgctaaaaactTTTATGGTGGAAATGGGATTGTTGGTGCTCAA GTACCATTAGGAGTTGGAATTGCCTTTGCTCAAAAATACATGAACACCGGAGGTGTATGCATTGCTCTGTACGGAGATGGTGCAGCTAATCAAGGACAATTATTTGAAGTGTATAATATGGCAAAGTTATGGGATGTTCCTTGTATCTTTGTCTGCGAAAACAATGGATACGGTATGGGTACCAGCGCGGATCGTTCTTCCGCGAGTACAGAATATTACACAAGAGGAGACTATGTCCCTGGAATTTGG GTGGATGGTATGGATGTACTGGCAGTTAGGGAAGCTACGAGATTTGCTGTAGACTATTGCACATCTGGTAAAGGTCCGCTTGTCTTGGAAACTGAAACGTATAGATACAGTGGTCACAgtatgtcagatcctgggaccaGTTACCGTACAAGAGAAGAAATACAAGAAGTGCGGCAGACTCGAGATCCTATCACTGGTTTCAAAGAACGAATCCTGAATTCTAATCTTGTCACGCAAGACGAAATAAAA GCATTAGAGAACGAAATAAGAAAAATGGTAGATGATGCTGTGAAAACTGCAAAGTTGGACAGTGAAATTCCACTAAACGAACTTACCGCTGACATTTATGCTAATAATTTAGAAAAAGAAATTCGTAATATAACGCCATTCAAACCTCTGTCGCACACGAGGTTAGGCCCAGCTATTAATGCTTAA
- the LOC143340762 gene encoding putative pyruvate dehydrogenase E1 component subunit alpha, mitochondrial isoform X2, which yields MIPNCIRNIGAQTSKRNVVSYFFNKKNNYATEAKYEVKPFRLHKLDSGPSTSVTVTRDEALEFYKKLHTIRRMETAAGNLYKEKIVRGFCHLYSGQEACAVGIKAALRPQDAVITAYRAHGWTYLMGIEPVGVLSELTGRKGGNAKGKGGSMHMYAKNFYGGNGIVGAQVPLGVGIAFAQKYMNTGGVCIALYGDGAANQGQLFEVYNMAKLWDVPCIFVCENNGYGMGTSADRSSASTEYYTRGDYVPGIWVDGMDVLAVREATRFAVDYCTSGKGPLVLETETYRYSGHSMSDPGTSYRTREEIQEVRQTRDPITGFKERILNSNLVTQDEIKALENEIRKMVDDAVKTAKLDSEIPLNELTADIYANNLEKEIRNITPFKPLSHTRLGPAINA from the exons atgataccAAATTGTATCAGAAACATAGGCGCGCAAACGTCAAAACGAAAC GTGGTGTCTTATTTCTTTaacaagaaaaataattatGCCACGGAAGCTAAGTATGAAGTCAAACCTTTCCGATTACACAAATTGGATAGTGGACCATCCACTAGTGTCACTGTTACTAGGGATGAAGCtttagaattttataaaaagttacacacGATTCGTCGTATGGAAACAGCAGCTGGAAACCTCTACAAGGAAAAGATTGTCAGAGGTTTTTGCCATTTATATTCTGGTCAA GAAGCATGCGCGGTCGGTATAAAAGCAGCTCTTAGGCCACAAGATGCTGTAATCACTGCCTATCGGGCTCATGGTTGGACTTATTTAATGGGCATAGAACCAGTTGGTGTTTTATCAGAATTAACTGGTAGAAAAGGAGGTAATGCAAAGGGTAAAGGTGGTTCCAtgcacatgtatgctaaaaactTTTATGGTGGAAATGGGATTGTTGGTGCTCAA GTACCATTAGGAGTTGGAATTGCCTTTGCTCAAAAATACATGAACACCGGAGGTGTATGCATTGCTCTGTACGGAGATGGTGCAGCTAATCAAGGACAATTATTTGAAGTGTATAATATGGCAAAGTTATGGGATGTTCCTTGTATCTTTGTCTGCGAAAACAATGGATACGGTATGGGTACCAGCGCGGATCGTTCTTCCGCGAGTACAGAATATTACACAAGAGGAGACTATGTCCCTGGAATTTGG GTGGATGGTATGGATGTACTGGCAGTTAGGGAAGCTACGAGATTTGCTGTAGACTATTGCACATCTGGTAAAGGTCCGCTTGTCTTGGAAACTGAAACGTATAGATACAGTGGTCACAgtatgtcagatcctgggaccaGTTACCGTACAAGAGAAGAAATACAAGAAGTGCGGCAGACTCGAGATCCTATCACTGGTTTCAAAGAACGAATCCTGAATTCTAATCTTGTCACGCAAGACGAAATAAAA GCATTAGAGAACGAAATAAGAAAAATGGTAGATGATGCTGTGAAAACTGCAAAGTTGGACAGTGAAATTCCACTAAACGAACTTACCGCTGACATTTATGCTAATAATTTAGAAAAAGAAATTCGTAATATAACGCCATTCAAACCTCTGTCGCACACGAGGTTAGGCCCAGCTATTAATGCTTAA
- the LOC143340757 gene encoding zinc transporter ZIP3 isoform X2, which produces MSPLEDNTIVQRLMTTTTTTNTHHEEVEHNDNANMSSVLIAKGVTMIILCVVSTCMGILPMQMAKCLKWNTAGVANPRSTKLVGLLLGFGGGVLFCTTFLHLLPEVKEGVEDLTENGKLPTLSFSLAEALTCTGFFIMYLVEESVHTHLRKKQTQREANSQKDVSRSTNELVENGQTLPNCVSGHSHFSNGHGHSHHLPVIMNEEDDFVISSLRGLLIVLGLSVHELFEGLAIGLESSSTYVWYMFAAVAAHKFVIAFCIGVELIASNTRWYLSVVYICTFAVVSPLGIAIGMFLVGGESAAANGILPVLLQGLASGTLLYVVFFEILQEHRSGINQYLSILVGFVLMFGLQLLTAHSHSHSHSHSHGSHSHVHGQEDEHHHDDDDDHELDSHEHKHSNTSSERLLTDTIGRVTENIAEAFSNLLSSSMKSVPSRDGNETTISRTDRS; this is translated from the exons ATGTCTCCGTTGGAAGACAATACGATCGTGCAAAGACTGatgaccaccaccaccaccacgaaCACGCATCACGAAGAAGTTGAGCACAACGACAACGCGAACATGTCGAGCGTACTAATTGCAAAAGGTGTCACTATGATCATCTTGTGTGTAGTCAGCACGTGCATGGGCATTCTACCGATGCAAATGGCCAAGTGTTTGAAATGGAACACTGCTGGTGTTGCTAATCCCAG GTCGACGAAATTGGTGGGCCTACTTCTGGGATTCGGCGGTGGCGTACTCTTCTGTACGACGTTTCTGCATCTACTGCCGGAAGTGAAGGAAGGAGTAGAGGACCTTACCGAGAACGGAAAACTTCCTACGCTTAGCTTTTCGTTGGCCGAAGCGCTCACTTGTACCGG ATTTTTCATCATGTATTTGGTCGAAGAATCGGTACACACGCATTTGAGGAAAAAGCAAACTCAGAGAGAGGCCAATTCCCAGAAAGACGTCAGCAGGAGTACAAACGAGTTGGTCGAGAATGGGCAAACACTACCGAACTGCGTCAGTGGGCATTCTCACTT CAGTAACGGCCACGGTCATTCGCATCATTTGCCTGTCATAATGAACGAGGAAGACGACTTTGTCATAAGCTCGTTACGAGGACTATTGATAGTTCTCGGTTTATCCGTGCATGAATTATTCGAAGGACTCGCCATTGGGCTAGAAAGTTCATCCACTTACGTTTG GTACATGTTCGCAGCAGTAGCGGCTCATAAATTCGTCATAGCGTTTTGCATTGGCGTGGAACTGATTGCCTCCAACACCAGGTGGTATCTTTCGGTCGTCTATATCTGTACATTCGCGGTGGTTTCTCCTTTAGGAATCGCCATAGGAATGTTCCTCGTTGGTGGCGAAAGCGCTGCTGCCAATGGCATACTTCCGGTGCTGTTGCAG GGTCTGGCGTCTGGCACTCTATTGTACGTCGTCTTTTTCGAGATCCTTCAAGAGCACAGAAGTGGCATCAACCAGTATCTATCCATTCTCGTCGGTTTCGTTCTGATGTTCGGATTGCAGCTACTAA CTGCTCATTCTCATTCGCATTCGCATTCGCATTCGCATGGCAGCCATTCACACGTGCATGGACAGGAGGATGAACATCACCACGATGACGATGACGATCACGAATTGGATTCCCACGAGCACAAACATTCCAACACATCCAGCGAACGATTACTCACAGACACAATCGGCAGAGTGACGGAAAACATCGCGGAGGCGTTTAGCAACCTTTTATCTTCCTCGATGAAGAGTGTTCCGTCGAGGGACGGTAACGAAACGACAATATCGCGTACGGATCGCAGTTAA
- the LOC143340765 gene encoding uncharacterized protein LOC143340765, which translates to MAAAGSANVCTILQKLGLKPITKSSIQKFYVPAFGVASYSALSVNVMNPSLVIRVFPKKDITNILLSSALIGISTYIYSREHMNKAPTSVRVAYSAAGAVLLSFGSVLVWAVLRSVVPPNPTVCTIAGIGSGLAFIKVGSSYLNFVDEQVQKK; encoded by the exons ATGGCGGCTGCAGGAAGCGCAAACGTTTGCACAATTTTGCAAAAGCTTGGCCTTAAGCCGATTACAAAATCTAGCATCCAAAAATTTTACGTCCCGGCTTTCGGTGTTGCTTCGTACAGCGCATTGTCGGTCAATGTGATGAATCCGAGTCTTGTCATCAG GGTATTTCCAAAGAAAGACATCACTAACATTTTACTGAGTAGTGCTCTAATTGGTATCAGCACATATATATATTCCCGTGAACATATGAATAAGGCTCCTACGAGTGTAAGAGTTGCATATAG TGCTGCTGGTGCTGTATTGCTGAGTTTTGGATCAGTTTTAGTATGGGCAGTACTACGGTCCGTTGTACCACCTAATCCTACTGTGTGTACAATAGCTGGTATTGGTTCTGGACTTGCATTCATTAAAGTTGGATCTAGTTATCTGAACTTTGTCGATGAACAAGTACAAAAGAAGTAG
- the LOC143340757 gene encoding zinc transporter ZIP1 isoform X1, with the protein MEETTTSTILLVAKIGAMVGLGFGSLTLGMLPLIVGRYRMNHRQKRHRGISSNSSTCTSTSVSNAFSSSVNSASSTTDSQGLHTSLLLCFGGGVLLFTTFLHLAPEVRASVERHQTNGQLPTLGTLSLSELLFCGGFFLVYLVEEAVHAALTGKPESSEALLYRTVSVRRCNSQTGASATTSTGSTTTVSTTTKSTWREDNDESQDDTESNKRSTHRLEDHRDGKHDKTLPAIFILSSPTALAADRRQNDADSNNYPRTKHGEHKHAAITKNTSVQGLLTVLALSFHAIFEGLAVGLEPSIGSVVYLAAAIATHKLVISFCVGMELYVAGASTRTTLGYLTIFSMVTPIGIAVGLALGHFKNDSENLGPTPTILQGMAAGTLLYVVFFEVLARERANEKSGLLQLSAIIVGFMLMLGLQIATAHSHSHSHSHSHGSHSHVHGQEDEHHHDDDDDHELDSHEHKHSNTSSERLLTDTIGRVTENIAEAFSNLLSSSMKSVPSRDGNETTISRTDRS; encoded by the exons ATGGAGGAGACAACAACGTCCACGATTCTACTGGTGGCAAAGATAGGGGCGatggtgggtctgggatttggatcgTTGACCCTTGGCATGCTGCCTCTGATAGTTGGAAGGTACAGGATGAATCATCGCCAAAAACGACACCGCGGGATTTCGAGTAATTCCAGCACTTGCACGTCGACGTCTGTTTCGAACGCGTTCTCGTCGAGCGTCAACTCCGCGTCGTCGACAACGGATTCGCAA GGTCTTCACACGTCGTTGTTGCTGTGCTTCGGCGGAGGTGTCCTCTTGTTCACCACGTTCCTGCACCTGGCGCCGGAAGTTCGCGCCAGCGTGGAAAGACACCAGACGAACGGTCAGCTTCCGACGCTCGGCACGCTGAGTCTCTCCGAGTTGCTCTTCTGCGGCGGTTTCTTCCTTGTCTATCTCGTCGAGGAGGCGGTGCACGCAGCGCTGACGGGTAAACCCGAGTCGTCCGAAGCGTTGCTCTATAGAACGGTGTCGGTGCGCAGATGCAACAGTCAAACGGGCGCGTCGGCGACCACGTCGACCGGCTCGACCACCACGGTGTCCACCACCACAAAGTCCACGTGGCGGGAAGACAACGACGAGTCGCAGGACGACACAGAGTCAAACAAACGATCCACCCATCGTTTGGAGGATCATCGGGACGGCAAACACGATAAGACGCTGCCAGCGATATTTATTCTGTCGTCGCCGACGGCCCTCGCTGCCGATCGTCGTCAGAACGACGCAGACTCGAACAACTATCCCAGGACGAAGCACGGCGAGCACAAACATGCCGCGATAACGAAGAACACGTCCGTCCAAGGGCTATTGACCGTTCTGGCGCTATCGTTCCACGCCATCTTCGAGGGCCTGGCCGTCGGGCTGGAGCCCTCTATCGGCTCGGTGGTTTACTTGGCCGCGGCCATAGCCACGCACAAGCTGGTCATCTCGTTTTGCGTCGGTATGGAGTTGTACGTGGCTGGTGCCTCCACCAGAACCACCCTGGGATATCTGACGATATTCTCGATGGTGACGCCTATAGGCATCGCCGTCGGTTTGGCTCTGGGTCACTTCAAAAACGACAGCGAGAACCTGGGACCGACGCCGACGATACTCCAAGGAATGGCCGCCGGCACGTTGCTCTACGTAGTCTTCTTCGAAGTTCTGGCACGCGAGAGAGCCAACGAGAAGAGCGGACTCCTGCAACTATCCGCCATAATCGTTGGTTTCATGCTGATGTTGGGCCTGCAGATCGCCA CTGCTCATTCTCATTCGCATTCGCATTCGCATTCGCATGGCAGCCATTCACACGTGCATGGACAGGAGGATGAACATCACCACGATGACGATGACGATCACGAATTGGATTCCCACGAGCACAAACATTCCAACACATCCAGCGAACGATTACTCACAGACACAATCGGCAGAGTGACGGAAAACATCGCGGAGGCGTTTAGCAACCTTTTATCTTCCTCGATGAAGAGTGTTCCGTCGAGGGACGGTAACGAAACGACAATATCGCGTACGGATCGCAGTTAA